A single genomic interval of Streptomyces graminofaciens harbors:
- a CDS encoding FHA domain-containing protein: MPELVLELNGQTWTLDPSRAYTLGRDPQGDIVFEDARVSWRHATISFAGRGWVIEDHGSTNGTFVQGQRIHQLEIGPGSAVHLGNATDGPRVNLSGTAASVAQPQQQPYAAQGASAGWAAQQAPQQQAPQAGWQQPDQPQVPQQQGWAQQGPGGGAGAPPVYGDRSPTTFHQLALGRVMRIGRALENELVVSDLQVSRNHAEFHATPDGRFEIRDLGSHNGTFVNGMPIAKGGTALLGPNDIVGVGHSTFRIIGDRLEEFVDTGDVSFSARHLTVTVDGGKQILKDVSFGVPEKSLIAVIGPSGSGKSTLLKALTGYRPANQGDVLYDNRNLYKQFAELRQRIGLVPQDDILHKELTVKKALKYAAKLRFPADTTAQERDARIDEVLRELKLDIHKDKKVTSLSGGQRKRVSVALELLTKPSLIFLDEPTSGLDPGMDRDVMQLLRGLADDGRTVLVVTHSVAELAICDKLLVMAPGGSVAYFGPPEEALNFFGYETWADVFSAFENYRDYDWAGRWKGSQHYQMYAADIDAVAPQSVHMPPAQSMRPPKPQGWGSQLMTLIRRYVSVIASDKGFLALTVILPAVLGAVSLLIDPDKDLLVRGVNKATNLPIPNGTATTVLLILAVGACFAGAANSVRELIKERVIYERERATGLSRSAYLMSKVIVLGAVTVFQGAMVGAIGFSSRTIPDESLIFGTGKFAVMLELSIPIMGLGFTSMMFGLVISSLVKTAEKTMPLLVMFAIVQVVFTGCLFALHGSPGVNEFSYLMPSRWAVAAAGATLDFNNISPPKEAGDTDPLWDHTVGAYSLDMIALIVLGVICGVLVARFLRRHEPEVMRK; this comes from the coding sequence GTGCCGGAACTCGTACTGGAATTGAACGGACAAACCTGGACGCTCGATCCGTCCAGGGCATATACCCTCGGACGTGATCCGCAGGGGGACATCGTGTTCGAGGACGCCAGGGTCTCCTGGCGACACGCCACGATCAGCTTCGCCGGCCGTGGTTGGGTGATCGAGGACCACGGCAGCACCAACGGCACATTCGTGCAGGGCCAGCGGATCCACCAGCTGGAGATCGGTCCCGGCTCGGCCGTACACCTCGGCAACGCGACCGACGGTCCGCGGGTCAACCTGTCCGGCACGGCGGCCTCGGTCGCCCAGCCCCAGCAGCAGCCGTACGCGGCGCAGGGCGCGAGCGCGGGCTGGGCCGCCCAACAGGCACCGCAGCAGCAGGCACCGCAGGCCGGCTGGCAGCAGCCGGATCAGCCGCAGGTACCGCAGCAGCAGGGCTGGGCCCAGCAAGGCCCCGGTGGTGGCGCGGGGGCGCCGCCGGTCTACGGCGACCGCAGCCCGACCACGTTCCACCAGCTGGCCCTCGGCCGTGTCATGCGCATCGGCCGTGCGCTGGAGAACGAACTGGTCGTCTCCGACCTGCAGGTCTCGCGCAATCACGCCGAGTTCCACGCGACGCCCGACGGGCGATTCGAGATCCGCGACCTCGGCTCGCACAACGGCACGTTCGTCAACGGTATGCCGATCGCCAAGGGCGGCACGGCACTCCTCGGCCCGAACGACATCGTGGGCGTCGGCCACTCGACGTTCCGCATCATCGGCGACCGCCTCGAGGAGTTCGTCGACACCGGTGACGTCTCCTTCTCCGCACGCCATCTGACGGTCACCGTCGACGGCGGCAAGCAGATCCTGAAGGACGTCTCCTTCGGTGTCCCCGAGAAGTCGCTCATCGCGGTCATCGGCCCATCCGGCTCCGGCAAGTCCACCCTGCTGAAGGCGCTCACGGGCTACCGCCCGGCCAACCAGGGTGACGTCCTCTACGACAACCGGAACCTGTACAAGCAGTTCGCCGAGCTGCGCCAGCGCATCGGTCTGGTCCCGCAGGACGACATCCTGCACAAGGAGCTGACCGTCAAGAAGGCCCTCAAGTACGCGGCCAAGCTGCGCTTCCCCGCCGACACCACGGCCCAGGAGCGCGACGCCCGCATCGACGAGGTGCTGCGCGAGCTCAAGCTCGACATCCACAAGGACAAGAAGGTCACGTCCCTGTCCGGCGGCCAGCGCAAGCGCGTCTCGGTCGCCCTGGAGCTGCTCACCAAGCCCTCGCTGATCTTCCTGGACGAGCCGACCTCCGGTCTCGACCCGGGCATGGACCGCGATGTCATGCAGCTCCTGCGCGGCCTCGCCGACGACGGCCGTACGGTCCTCGTCGTCACGCACTCCGTGGCCGAGCTGGCCATCTGCGACAAGCTGCTGGTGATGGCGCCGGGCGGCTCGGTGGCGTACTTCGGTCCGCCCGAGGAGGCCCTGAACTTCTTCGGCTACGAGACCTGGGCCGACGTCTTCTCCGCCTTCGAGAACTACCGCGACTACGACTGGGCGGGCCGCTGGAAGGGCTCGCAGCACTACCAGATGTACGCCGCGGACATCGACGCCGTCGCCCCGCAGTCGGTGCACATGCCGCCGGCCCAGTCGATGCGCCCGCCGAAGCCGCAGGGCTGGGGCTCGCAGCTGATGACCCTGATCCGCCGCTATGTCTCGGTGATCGCCTCCGACAAGGGCTTCCTCGCCCTGACGGTGATCCTGCCGGCCGTGCTCGGCGCGGTCAGCCTGCTCATCGACCCGGACAAGGACCTGTTGGTCCGGGGGGTGAACAAGGCGACCAACCTGCCCATCCCGAACGGCACGGCCACCACGGTGCTGCTGATCCTCGCGGTCGGCGCCTGCTTCGCCGGCGCCGCCAACTCCGTCCGTGAGCTGATCAAGGAACGGGTCATCTACGAGCGGGAGCGGGCGACCGGCCTGTCGCGCTCGGCGTACCTGATGTCCAAGGTGATCGTCCTCGGTGCGGTCACCGTGTTCCAGGGCGCCATGGTCGGCGCGATCGGCTTCTCCAGCCGGACCATCCCGGACGAGTCGTTGATCTTCGGCACCGGCAAGTTCGCCGTCATGCTCGAACTCTCCATCCCGATCATGGGGCTCGGCTTCACGTCCATGATGTTCGGCCTGGTCATCTCCTCGCTGGTGAAGACCGCCGAGAAGACGATGCCGCTGCTGGTGATGTTCGCGATCGTCCAGGTCGTCTTCACCGGCTGCCTCTTCGCCCTGCACGGCAGCCCCGGCGTCAACGAGTTCTCCTACCTGATGCCGTCACGCTGGGCGGTCGCCGCCGCGGGCGCCACGCTGGACTTCAACAACATCAGCCCGCCCAAGGAGGCGGGCGACACCGACCCGCTGTGGGACCACACGGTCGGCGCCTACAGCCTCGACATGATCGCGCTCATCGTGCTCGGCGTGATCTGCGGTGTCCTCGTGGCCCGCTTCCTGCGCCGCCACGAGCCCGAGGTCATGCGCAAGTAG
- the serB gene encoding phosphoserine phosphatase SerB has product MSASQTSSDVPTLLVKIFGKDRPGITAGLFDTLAAYSVDVVDIEQVVTRGRIVLCALVSEPPAGQEGDLRATVHSWAESMKMQAEIISGLGDNRPRGLGRSHVTVLGHPLTAESTARIAARITATGGNIDRIFRLAKYPVTAVEFAVSGTEPETLRTALVTESVALGVDVAVVAAGLHRRAQRLVVMDVDSTLIQDEVIELFAAHAGCEKEVAEVTAAAMRGELDFEQSLHARVALLKGLDASVVDKVRSEVRLTPGARTLIRTLKRLGFQVGVVSGGFTQVTDDLKERLALDFAQANTLEIVDGKLTGKVVGEIVDRAGKARLLRRFAAEAGVPLAQTVAIGDGANDLDMLNAAGLGVAFNAKPVVREAAHTAVNFPFLDTVLYLLGVTREEVEAADTHDDR; this is encoded by the coding sequence ATGAGCGCTTCGCAGACCTCCTCTGACGTCCCCACTCTCCTCGTCAAGATCTTCGGCAAGGACCGGCCGGGGATCACGGCCGGACTGTTCGACACCCTCGCCGCGTACTCCGTCGACGTGGTCGACATCGAGCAGGTCGTCACCCGTGGCCGGATCGTGCTGTGCGCGCTGGTGAGCGAGCCGCCGGCCGGGCAGGAGGGCGACCTGCGGGCGACCGTCCACAGCTGGGCGGAGTCCATGAAGATGCAGGCGGAGATCATCTCCGGCCTGGGCGACAACCGTCCGCGTGGCCTCGGGCGCTCGCATGTCACCGTGCTCGGCCACCCGCTGACCGCCGAGTCCACGGCCCGGATCGCCGCGCGGATCACGGCGACCGGCGGCAACATCGACCGTATCTTCCGGCTCGCCAAGTATCCGGTGACGGCGGTGGAGTTCGCCGTGTCGGGTACGGAGCCGGAGACGCTGCGGACCGCACTGGTGACCGAGTCGGTGGCGCTGGGCGTGGACGTGGCCGTGGTCGCGGCGGGGCTGCACCGCCGGGCGCAGCGGCTGGTGGTCATGGACGTGGACTCGACGCTCATCCAGGACGAGGTGATCGAGCTCTTCGCCGCGCACGCCGGGTGCGAGAAGGAGGTCGCCGAGGTGACGGCGGCCGCGATGCGCGGTGAGCTGGACTTCGAGCAGTCGCTGCACGCGCGCGTGGCGCTGCTGAAGGGCCTCGACGCCTCGGTGGTGGACAAGGTGCGCAGCGAGGTGCGGCTCACACCGGGGGCGCGCACGCTGATCCGTACGCTGAAGCGGCTCGGCTTCCAAGTCGGCGTCGTCTCGGGCGGGTTCACCCAGGTCACGGATGATCTGAAGGAGCGGCTGGCGCTGGACTTCGCCCAGGCCAACACGTTGGAGATCGTCGACGGGAAGCTCACAGGCAAGGTCGTCGGCGAGATCGTGGACCGTGCCGGCAAGGCCCGGCTGCTGCGCCGCTTCGCCGCCGAGGCGGGGGTGCCGCTGGCCCAGACCGTGGCGATCGGCGACGGCGCCAACGACCTCGACATGCTCAACGCGGCCGGTCTGGGCGTCGCCTTCAACGCCAAGCCGGTCGTCCGGGAGGCCGCGCACACCGCGGTGAACTTCCCCTTCCTCGACACCGTCCTCTATCTGCTCGGGGTCACCCGGGAAGAGGTCGAGGCGGCGGACACGCACGACGACCGGTAG
- a CDS encoding streptophobe family protein, protein MSNQAVRHDRSVPWGEVLFSAIAAVSWALIGMAGTAALGLHLLEADSAGELGPMTAAVVALGAGGSVTPSGDVSVFGLEGAQATTAIEITPLGVSLVGAVLLSWFFLRSLRGAGVVIAPSELLLRAGTVVVLFVALMGGLAWAGHAVITLDGGDLGLDELPGGEGLDGVEIPGLGDVGDIGGGLLPDRLGDLADANAQVGFTVDTAPTLLGALAWCLGVLLLALLASRRAPLPHGLKALHRIVRPAVSAVVTVLLVAVLAGFAAAAYAAISDPNPRRIAGAALLGAPNGVWLGIPVGLFVPWDGKATGELAKLLPDPLDELLRVHAAEPVTLGRLAELDDRVWLLGIAAAVTLLYAGVLTAVRTPFVRQSAATAAGDAGGADVRDGSALAFAGRCALRLGIVTALALPLLVWLTQVSVDASLSVLGFDAFGAGIDLHGRAGAALLLGAVWGAGAGGAGALLAYATGAAGLRAAPSARGDSGAAGVAWSGGADAAGVASSSGSPSGPYTPGTPYRPPNPDTNPYLRVPDELLGPRGPGAAGRGRGADGSGAGSGAGAGAAGESGSAPDMYGAPTVARRFTPPPRRPGRRSEPPGAGAGSGAGRSSGAGSGSRSRPGSGTGTGTGRGSGPGAGGGSGSGGPGNGSASGSGRWPAPPPPPPPPPSEGPPPPPPPPPGPRGPRGR, encoded by the coding sequence ATGAGCAACCAGGCTGTTCGCCATGACAGGAGTGTGCCGTGGGGGGAGGTCCTGTTCTCCGCGATCGCGGCCGTGAGCTGGGCGTTGATCGGGATGGCGGGCACGGCCGCGCTCGGTCTGCATCTGCTCGAAGCGGACTCGGCGGGCGAACTGGGGCCCATGACCGCTGCGGTTGTGGCGCTCGGGGCAGGTGGGTCGGTCACCCCGTCCGGCGATGTGTCCGTCTTTGGCCTGGAAGGAGCGCAGGCGACGACGGCCATCGAGATCACGCCACTGGGGGTGAGCCTGGTCGGAGCGGTCCTGCTCTCCTGGTTCTTCCTACGGTCCCTGCGGGGCGCGGGCGTTGTGATCGCGCCCTCCGAACTGCTTCTGCGCGCCGGCACGGTGGTCGTGCTCTTCGTGGCGCTGATGGGCGGGCTGGCCTGGGCCGGGCACGCGGTCATCACGCTGGACGGCGGCGATCTGGGGCTCGACGAACTGCCGGGCGGCGAGGGCCTGGACGGCGTCGAGATCCCCGGGCTCGGTGATGTCGGGGACATCGGCGGCGGCCTGCTCCCGGACCGCCTGGGCGACCTTGCCGACGCGAACGCCCAGGTGGGCTTCACGGTCGACACCGCGCCCACCCTGCTCGGCGCCCTGGCCTGGTGCCTCGGGGTGCTGCTGCTCGCCCTGCTGGCCTCGCGCCGCGCTCCCCTGCCGCACGGCCTCAAGGCCCTGCACCGGATCGTACGGCCGGCCGTGTCGGCGGTGGTGACGGTACTGCTGGTGGCGGTCCTGGCCGGGTTCGCGGCGGCGGCGTACGCGGCGATCAGCGACCCGAACCCCAGGCGGATCGCGGGCGCGGCTCTGCTCGGGGCGCCCAACGGGGTCTGGCTGGGCATCCCGGTCGGCCTGTTCGTGCCCTGGGACGGCAAGGCCACCGGCGAGCTCGCCAAGCTGCTCCCCGACCCCCTCGACGAACTGCTGCGCGTGCACGCCGCCGAGCCCGTGACCCTCGGCCGCCTCGCCGAACTCGACGACCGCGTCTGGCTGTTGGGCATCGCGGCGGCCGTGACGCTGTTGTACGCCGGGGTGCTGACCGCCGTACGTACGCCATTTGTACGTCAATCGGCTGCCACCGCTGCGGGGGATGCGGGCGGTGCGGATGTACGGGACGGAAGCGCGCTCGCCTTCGCGGGGCGCTGCGCTCTTCGGCTCGGCATCGTGACCGCGCTGGCACTGCCCCTGCTGGTATGGCTGACGCAGGTATCGGTGGACGCCTCGCTGTCCGTCCTCGGCTTCGACGCGTTCGGCGCGGGGATCGACCTGCACGGGCGGGCGGGGGCGGCCTTGCTGCTGGGCGCGGTGTGGGGTGCGGGGGCGGGGGGCGCGGGGGCGCTGCTCGCGTATGCGACGGGGGCGGCGGGGCTGCGTGCGGCTCCGTCGGCGCGGGGGGACTCGGGGGCCGCGGGGGTGGCGTGGAGCGGCGGGGCCGATGCGGCCGGGGTGGCGTCCTCGTCGGGTTCCCCGTCGGGGCCGTACACGCCGGGTACGCCGTATCGGCCGCCGAACCCGGACACGAACCCGTATCTGCGGGTGCCGGATGAGTTGCTCGGGCCTCGGGGGCCGGGGGCTGCCGGTCGTGGGCGGGGGGCGGATGGGTCCGGGGCCGGATCTGGGGCAGGGGCCGGGGCGGCAGGAGAGTCGGGGAGTGCTCCGGACATGTATGGGGCGCCCACGGTGGCCCGGCGGTTCACTCCGCCGCCGCGGCGGCCGGGGCGGCGGAGTGAGCCGCCGGGGGCGGGGGCCGGGTCGGGAGCGGGGAGGAGTTCCGGGGCCGGGTCCGGGTCGAGGTCGAGGCCGGGTTCAGGGACCGGGACGGGGACGGGGAGGGGCTCGGGGCCGGGGGCAGGAGGCGGATCCGGATCCGGCGGACCCGGAAACGGCTCGGCGTCGGGGTCGGGGCGCTGGCCCGCACCGCCACCGCCACCGCCACCGCCACCGAGCGAGGGGCCGCCTCCGCCTCCTCCCCCGCCACCGGGACCGCGCGGGCCACGTGGGCGGTAG
- a CDS encoding S-adenosylmethionine:tRNA ribosyltransferase-isomerase: MTLAALRIAEERLARVPAEQRGPGLGRDAVRLLVSCGAEVSHHEFVALPRLLRAGDLLVVNTSPTLAAAVDGAIGHAGVVVHFSTRGDDGRWAVELRDPDGRGTTRARAGGPAGTEVRLPGDVRLLLEEPLSERGERLWWARVPASDVLAVLREHGRPIRYSYTERDQPLSAYQTVFALPSEDGVGSAEMPSAARPFTARLVAELVSRGVQFAPVTLHTGVASAEAHEPPYPERFAVPEASARLINAAKAGDGRVVAVGTTAVRAVESAAGPDGAVRARAGWTDLVVTPERGVRVVDGLLTGLHEPEASHLLMLEAVAGRAAIERAYDAAIGGPYLWHEFGDVHLILPPEAPHTEHCGSNYR, from the coding sequence GTGACCCTCGCCGCGCTCCGCATCGCGGAGGAGCGGCTCGCGCGGGTGCCCGCCGAGCAGCGCGGGCCCGGACTGGGCCGGGACGCCGTACGGCTGCTGGTGTCGTGCGGGGCGGAGGTGTCGCATCACGAGTTCGTGGCGCTGCCCCGGCTGTTGCGGGCGGGGGATCTGCTCGTGGTCAACACGTCGCCCACGTTGGCGGCGGCTGTGGACGGGGCGATCGGGCACGCGGGCGTGGTGGTGCATTTCTCGACGCGGGGTGATGACGGGCGGTGGGCCGTCGAGCTGCGGGATCCGGACGGAAGGGGCACCACGCGCGCGCGTGCGGGTGGGCCCGCGGGCACGGAGGTGCGGTTGCCCGGGGATGTGCGGCTGCTGCTGGAGGAGCCGCTGAGCGAGCGCGGGGAGCGGCTGTGGTGGGCCCGGGTGCCGGCGTCGGACGTGCTCGCGGTGCTGCGGGAGCACGGGCGGCCCATTCGGTACTCCTACACGGAGCGGGACCAGCCGCTGTCGGCGTACCAGACCGTGTTCGCGCTGCCGTCCGAGGACGGCGTGGGCAGTGCGGAGATGCCGAGTGCCGCTCGGCCCTTCACGGCCCGGCTGGTGGCGGAGCTGGTGAGCCGAGGGGTGCAGTTCGCGCCGGTCACGCTGCACACCGGGGTGGCGTCGGCGGAGGCGCACGAGCCGCCGTATCCGGAGCGGTTCGCGGTGCCGGAGGCGTCGGCTCGGCTGATCAACGCGGCGAAGGCGGGTGACGGGCGGGTCGTGGCCGTCGGGACGACCGCCGTGCGGGCCGTGGAGTCGGCGGCGGGGCCGGACGGGGCCGTACGCGCGCGGGCGGGGTGGACCGATCTCGTGGTCACCCCGGAGCGCGGTGTCCGGGTGGTCGACGGGCTGCTGACCGGGCTGCACGAGCCGGAGGCCTCACATCTGCTGATGCTGGAGGCGGTCGCGGGGCGGGCGGCGATCGAGCGGGCGTACGACGCGGCGATCGGCGGGCCCTATCTGTGGCACGAGTTCGGGGACGTCCATCTCATTCTGCCGCCGGAGGCGCCTCACACAGAGCATTGCGGCAGCAACTATCGGTGA
- a CDS encoding SDR family NAD(P)-dependent oxidoreductase: MPVAIITGASKGLGRALAGALAARGWDLVLDARTAGVLKETAEALSVYGTRVEALPGDVTDAGHRAELVAAARGLGGLDLLVNNASALGAEPLVRLEGLALDGLRRALEVNVVAALGLVQEALPLLRASRAGAVVDVSSDAAVEAYETWGGYGASKAALDHLSAVLAVEEPDLRVWAVDPGDMGTDLYTAAVPDDDDARPAPDSVVPGFLRLLDERPASGRYTAPALVEAR, translated from the coding sequence ATGCCGGTAGCGATCATCACGGGGGCGTCGAAGGGGCTGGGGCGGGCGCTGGCCGGGGCTCTGGCCGCGCGTGGCTGGGATCTGGTGCTCGACGCCAGAACCGCCGGGGTCCTCAAGGAGACGGCGGAGGCGCTGTCCGTGTACGGGACGCGGGTGGAGGCCCTGCCGGGGGACGTCACGGACGCCGGGCACCGGGCGGAGCTGGTGGCCGCGGCGCGCGGGCTGGGCGGGCTCGATCTGCTGGTCAACAACGCGAGCGCGCTGGGCGCCGAGCCGCTCGTACGGCTGGAGGGGCTGGCTCTGGACGGGCTGCGGCGGGCGCTGGAGGTGAACGTGGTGGCGGCGCTGGGGCTCGTCCAGGAGGCGCTGCCCCTGTTGCGGGCCTCGCGGGCGGGCGCGGTGGTCGACGTCAGCTCGGACGCGGCGGTCGAGGCGTACGAGACGTGGGGCGGGTACGGGGCGTCGAAGGCGGCGCTCGACCATCTGTCGGCGGTGCTGGCCGTGGAGGAGCCGGACCTGAGGGTGTGGGCGGTCGATCCCGGTGACATGGGCACGGACCTGTACACGGCGGCCGTGCCGGACGACGACGATGCGCGGCCCGCGCCGGACAGTGTGGTGCCGGGCTTTCTGCGGCTGCTGGACGAGCGGCCGGCGAGCGGCCGGTACACGGCCCCGGCGCTGGTGGAGGCCCGGTGA
- a CDS encoding transglycosylase SLT domain-containing protein, with product MFKNANTSGPGLALTKAHKLSFAGAAAVGTVALAFSLVPAQAQTSPPTGTVSAAPVAFSQDSAKNVKASVADQVTDAKKKAADAAAKKRVADAAKKVADERAKKAAASRAAQRAKLKAAAVKSYSNNLDGWIREALDIMKKHKIPGTYHGLHKNIMRESSGNPRAINNWDINAQNGVPSIGLLQVIKPTFDAYHVAGTAWSQYDPVANLTAAANYAADRYGSIDNVNSAY from the coding sequence ATGTTCAAGAACGCCAACACTTCCGGTCCCGGTCTCGCGCTGACGAAGGCCCACAAGCTGTCGTTCGCCGGTGCCGCCGCCGTCGGTACCGTGGCTCTGGCGTTCTCGCTGGTGCCGGCCCAGGCGCAGACGTCGCCCCCGACCGGGACCGTCTCCGCCGCGCCGGTGGCGTTCAGCCAGGACTCCGCGAAGAACGTGAAGGCGAGCGTCGCCGACCAGGTGACCGACGCCAAGAAGAAGGCCGCCGACGCCGCGGCGAAGAAGAGGGTTGCCGACGCCGCCAAGAAGGTCGCGGACGAGCGCGCGAAGAAGGCGGCCGCGAGCCGGGCCGCGCAGCGCGCCAAGCTCAAGGCCGCCGCCGTGAAGTCGTACTCGAACAACCTCGACGGCTGGATCCGCGAGGCGCTCGACATCATGAAGAAGCACAAGATCCCTGGCACCTACCACGGCCTGCACAAGAACATCATGCGGGAGTCCTCGGGCAACCCGAGGGCCATCAACAACTGGGACATCAACGCCCAGAACGGCGTCCCCTCGATCGGTCTGCTGCAGGTCATCAAGCCGACGTTCGACGCCTACCACGTGGCGGGCACGGCCTGGAGCCAGTACGACCCGGTCGCCAACCTGACGGCCGCCGCGAACTACGCGGCCGACCGGTACGGCTCGATCGACAACGTCAACAGCGCGTACTGA